Proteins from a single region of Undibacterium sp. KW1:
- a CDS encoding carboxymuconolactone decarboxylase family protein yields the protein MSRINLVTKETANAEQLALLEAIQTKLGMVPNFLKAFANSPAALRAFLGLHGITGEGSLDPQTRERIALAVAQKNSCEYCVSAHTAIGRGTGLDNEEMAANRAGSSQDAKAAVAVKFARSLVEHAGEVSTTEILEMRDHGYSDADIIEVITHVGMNILTNILGKATRLEIDFPKVSL from the coding sequence ATGAGCCGCATCAATCTCGTCACCAAAGAAACTGCCAATGCTGAGCAACTGGCCCTGCTGGAAGCGATACAAACCAAACTGGGCATGGTTCCGAATTTTTTGAAAGCCTTTGCCAATTCCCCTGCCGCCTTGCGCGCATTTCTGGGCTTGCATGGCATCACCGGTGAAGGCAGCCTGGACCCGCAAACCCGCGAGCGTATTGCCCTGGCAGTCGCGCAAAAAAATTCCTGTGAATATTGCGTCTCTGCCCATACTGCCATAGGCCGTGGCACTGGCCTGGACAATGAAGAAATGGCTGCCAACCGTGCAGGCAGCAGCCAGGACGCGAAAGCCGCGGTTGCCGTGAAATTTGCGCGCTCACTGGTCGAACATGCAGGTGAAGTGAGCACGACAGAAATTCTGGAAATGCGCGACCACGGTTACAGCGATGCCGACATTATCGAAGTCATCACCCATGTGGGCATGAATATCCTGACGAATATCCTGGGCAAGGCCACTCGTCTGGAAATCGACTTCCCTAAAGTCAGCCTCTAA
- a CDS encoding DUF4214 domain-containing protein has product MPLPSDAGQTTNFTLTGVTLIDALLHGIKWGGLNGAVVTYSFPWTAGESYFYGRNSSSSYTSDNEPGASHMALSLEQQTATKAAMQAWANVADIQFVQVADNNNSAGNIRVAWTSFADTTSTGDKAWGWAYRPSSVSPSGGDIWLSGNGNKTNTNWSVGSFNYSSLIHELGHALGLKHPFEGDVVLPTAFDTAQYSIMSYTEQANDMFRTITYDASGKPSFSFKYIVPETPMVLDIAAMQYAYGANNSYRTGNDVYTFDPNTPFLKTIWDAGGNDTISVANFTLGCMIDLSPGSYSDIRMVSAPNPPGYTGGTVPTYDGRQNLGIAYGAYIENAIGGAGNDTLYGNKLNNSFTGNGGNDAIDGDLGLDTAIYNGLHTNYSVSVKGGTAVVAAKTGTEGTDTLVNVERLHFTDENIALDINGIAGQAYRLYQAAFDRKPDLKGLGYWINDMDQGSSLTTVAAGFMLSAEFQKLYGTKPTNTVLVTNFYQNVLHRTPDQAGFNYWLDQLNTNKITAAGALASFCESAENQALVIGSIQNGIEYLVWPA; this is encoded by the coding sequence ATGCCATTACCGAGCGATGCAGGCCAGACCACCAACTTTACGCTAACCGGCGTCACGCTGATTGATGCGCTGCTCCATGGGATCAAATGGGGTGGCCTGAATGGTGCAGTTGTGACTTACAGCTTCCCATGGACTGCGGGCGAATCCTATTTTTATGGGCGCAACAGTTCCAGCAGCTACACCTCGGACAATGAACCGGGTGCCAGCCACATGGCGCTCAGCCTGGAACAGCAAACCGCCACCAAGGCTGCCATGCAGGCCTGGGCCAATGTCGCTGACATACAGTTTGTACAGGTTGCTGACAACAACAACAGTGCAGGAAATATCCGCGTTGCCTGGACTTCATTCGCAGACACCACATCAACAGGCGATAAGGCCTGGGGCTGGGCATACAGACCAAGCAGTGTCAGCCCTTCTGGCGGGGACATCTGGCTGTCTGGCAATGGCAATAAAACCAATACCAACTGGAGCGTGGGTTCATTCAATTATTCATCATTGATACATGAGCTTGGTCATGCGCTCGGGCTCAAGCACCCTTTCGAGGGTGATGTGGTCTTGCCTACGGCCTTTGATACGGCACAATATTCCATCATGTCTTACACGGAACAAGCCAATGACATGTTCAGGACCATCACTTACGATGCCTCAGGCAAGCCTTCATTCAGTTTCAAGTACATCGTGCCAGAAACACCGATGGTGCTGGATATCGCTGCCATGCAATATGCGTATGGTGCCAACAATAGTTACCGGACGGGCAACGACGTGTATACTTTCGACCCGAATACCCCTTTCCTGAAAACCATCTGGGATGCTGGTGGTAATGACACAATTTCTGTCGCCAACTTTACTCTGGGTTGCATGATCGACCTCAGCCCCGGTAGTTATTCTGACATACGCATGGTGTCTGCGCCCAATCCGCCTGGCTATACCGGTGGCACGGTACCAACTTACGATGGCAGGCAAAATCTCGGCATCGCCTATGGTGCCTATATAGAGAATGCGATAGGCGGTGCTGGCAATGACACTTTGTATGGCAACAAGCTCAACAACAGTTTTACAGGCAATGGCGGCAACGATGCAATTGATGGTGACCTGGGCCTCGATACCGCCATCTACAACGGTCTGCACACAAATTACAGTGTCAGCGTCAAAGGGGGCACTGCGGTAGTCGCTGCTAAAACTGGTACTGAAGGCACGGATACCCTAGTCAACGTAGAACGCCTGCATTTCACCGATGAAAACATCGCCCTTGATATCAATGGCATTGCCGGGCAGGCTTACCGCCTGTACCAGGCGGCCTTTGACCGCAAGCCAGACTTGAAAGGCCTGGGTTACTGGATCAATGATATGGACCAGGGTTCCAGTCTGACAACGGTAGCGGCGGGCTTCATGTTGTCGGCTGAATTCCAGAAACTGTATGGCACTAAACCCACGAATACCGTGCTGGTCACCAATTTCTACCAGAATGTCTTGCACCGTACACCAGACCAGGCTGGCTTCAATTACTGGCTGGATCAGCTCAACACCAATAAAATCACTGCCGCCGGTGCCCTCGCCAGCTTTTGTGAAAGCGCCGAAAACCAGGCTCTGGTCATAGGTTCTATACAAAATGGCATTGAATACCTGGTCTGGCCTGCATAA
- a CDS encoding arylamine N-acetyltransferase yields MLNEAQLDAYLHRLAYRGPRNADLATLTALHQAHLQKIAFENLDISLGNKLDLSTDALLDKLLRQGRGGFCYELNQAFALLLETLGFGVSRLSARVHNGKDYGPDFDHMLLLVRVDGQNYLADVGFGDCFRTPLQLGGEGVHELGLHYYLAADGEQHYVLMQARDAGAGHAQYRFSLQAYAIAAFFKMCTYQQTSPASHFTQKSICSIATAKGRISISNNKCIITDEHGRHVHSIRDEDEYRSLLLEHFGMKLAGDVDVGKLLVRQA; encoded by the coding sequence ATGCTGAATGAAGCACAACTTGATGCTTATCTGCACAGGCTCGCTTACCGTGGGCCACGCAATGCTGATCTGGCGACACTGACAGCCCTGCATCAGGCGCATCTGCAAAAGATCGCTTTTGAAAACCTGGACATCAGTCTCGGCAACAAGCTGGATTTATCGACGGATGCCTTGCTAGATAAATTATTGCGGCAGGGGCGCGGTGGTTTTTGTTATGAACTGAACCAGGCCTTTGCACTACTGCTGGAAACCCTGGGTTTTGGCGTCAGCCGCTTGTCTGCCCGAGTGCATAATGGCAAGGACTATGGGCCGGACTTTGATCACATGCTCTTGCTGGTGCGTGTAGATGGGCAGAATTATCTGGCTGATGTCGGTTTTGGCGATTGCTTCCGTACACCTTTGCAATTAGGTGGTGAAGGCGTACATGAACTGGGCTTGCATTATTATCTGGCAGCGGATGGTGAGCAACATTATGTGCTCATGCAGGCCAGGGATGCTGGTGCAGGGCATGCACAATACCGCTTCAGTTTGCAGGCTTATGCCATCGCTGCTTTTTTTAAGATGTGTACCTATCAGCAGACTTCGCCAGCATCGCATTTTACGCAAAAGTCGATATGCTCTATTGCCACCGCCAAGGGTCGCATCAGCATATCCAACAATAAATGCATCATCACCGATGAGCATGGGCGGCATGTGCATAGCATCCGTGATGAAGATGAATACCGCAGCTTGCTGTTGGAGCATTTTGGGATGAAATTGGCGGGGGATGTGGATGTTGGGAAGTTATTGGTGAGGCAGGCGTAG
- a CDS encoding GyrI-like domain-containing protein, which yields MQHRWRLFILQSVREKSLSESNYQQRMLRVLQYIDTHLDEDLSVERLSAVAAFSKFHFHRQFSEYFGLAAFRYVQLLRLKKAMYELAFRSHKQVIHIALDNGYESSEAFSRAFKKSLGLSPVQFRKQPQWDNWQDSNSTLIQLREQHMPMTYQHGDVRIVAFPETRIAVLEHRGAPGLLPNSIQRFIAWRKLNKLPPSVSATFNLIYDDPEQTPAADFRFDLAAAVTAPVAENEHGIVNKTIPAGECAVIRHTGSDAELGNVVRFLYNSWLPQSERNLRDFPLFFQRISFFPDVPEHLMVTDIFLSLQ from the coding sequence ATGCAGCATCGCTGGAGGCTGTTTATTCTGCAGTCTGTCAGGGAGAAATCATTGAGTGAATCCAATTACCAACAGCGCATGCTGCGTGTGTTGCAGTACATCGATACCCATCTGGATGAAGACTTATCGGTGGAGCGTTTAAGTGCAGTTGCGGCTTTCTCAAAATTTCATTTTCACCGGCAGTTTTCTGAATATTTTGGTCTGGCGGCATTTCGCTATGTGCAGCTATTGAGACTTAAAAAAGCCATGTATGAACTGGCATTCCGTAGCCATAAACAGGTGATTCATATCGCGCTGGATAATGGCTATGAAAGCAGTGAAGCTTTTTCCCGTGCTTTTAAAAAAAGCCTGGGACTGAGCCCGGTGCAATTCAGGAAACAGCCTCAGTGGGACAACTGGCAAGACAGCAATTCAACCTTGATCCAATTGAGAGAACAGCATATGCCCATGACTTATCAACACGGCGATGTACGCATCGTCGCCTTCCCTGAAACCCGTATCGCCGTGCTGGAACATCGCGGCGCGCCCGGCTTGCTGCCCAACAGCATCCAGCGCTTCATTGCCTGGCGCAAGCTTAACAAACTGCCGCCCAGCGTCAGCGCGACATTTAATCTTATCTATGACGACCCTGAGCAAACGCCCGCTGCCGATTTTCGCTTTGACCTCGCAGCGGCAGTCACTGCGCCAGTAGCAGAGAACGAGCATGGCATCGTCAACAAGACTATCCCCGCTGGAGAATGTGCGGTAATAAGGCATACTGGCAGTGATGCTGAGCTCGGAAATGTCGTGCGCTTTTTGTATAACAGCTGGCTGCCACAAAGCGAGCGCAATTTGCGCGACTTTCCCCTGTTCTTCCAGCGCATCAGCTTCTTCCCTGATGTGCCTGAACACCTGATGGTGACGGACATCTTCCTGTCTTTGCAATAA
- a CDS encoding SRPBCC family protein, with protein sequence MIIAIVVLLFAAFLLYVASLPDHFRVERSLAFQARPEQISPLINDFHEWEAWSPWEKADPAVQRTYSGAAQGQGAVYAWKGNKDLGEGKMEILETRPHDYLRLQINFYKPFAAQNTIEFRLEEKDGGTVVSHAMFGPCNFMSKLMSLFFSMDKMVGGKFDEGLHSINNIVEKN encoded by the coding sequence ATGATCATTGCCATTGTCGTGCTTTTGTTCGCTGCCTTCTTATTGTATGTCGCCAGCTTGCCGGATCATTTTCGTGTCGAGCGATCTCTCGCATTCCAGGCCAGGCCTGAACAGATTTCCCCCCTGATTAATGACTTTCACGAATGGGAAGCCTGGTCTCCCTGGGAAAAGGCCGACCCGGCTGTGCAGCGCACCTATAGCGGTGCTGCGCAGGGGCAGGGAGCGGTTTATGCGTGGAAGGGGAACAAAGACCTTGGCGAAGGCAAGATGGAAATCCTGGAAACCCGGCCTCATGATTACCTGCGCCTGCAAATCAATTTCTACAAGCCATTTGCTGCGCAAAATACCATAGAGTTCCGTCTTGAAGAAAAAGATGGCGGCACGGTCGTCAGTCATGCCATGTTTGGTCCTTGCAACTTCATGTCCAAACTCATGAGTCTGTTTTTCAGCATGGATAAAATGGTGGGTGGCAAATTTGATGAGGGTCTGCATAGCATCAATAATATCGTCGAAAAAAACTGA
- a CDS encoding pyridoxamine 5'-phosphate oxidase family protein, whose product MSRAFADISFTPSVKAAQSLYGSREANRGFELVEEKRDSLLAQDMEFIAARDSFYQATISENGWPYVQHRGGPAGFLKILDNKTIAYADFSGNAQYLSVGNLLASDRVSLILMDYARRRRMKIWGHAKIVHEEDDVRLIARLEMPGYRARVERAIVITVEAVEWNCPQHITPRFSEKEVQGMLAKLLTEKHQLEEQLTQKTAPAKPSSLGNGPLELVITGVRQLSPRIRAYELRDPAGKDLPAVSAGAHLRVPVLLADGQAATRQYSISSAGGPADCYEIAVLAAPEGRGGSIAVHDLYALGMHLHCDLPRNDFSLHAHAAPAVLIAGGIGITAIKPMAGQLSAQGRPCTLHYAGRTLNAMAYRAELQMQLGASLHLYAADLQQRMDIHNIMEEAGQDSLFYICGPTSMIAAAQSTAAALGIDPQRVRYERFAVQKSNKDEEIRVELARSKKVIHVRADQTILQAVRAHGVVAQAECETGNCGTCAVKLLGGQALHRDAVLTEAEQKDRICICVSRAQAGELVLDL is encoded by the coding sequence ATGTCACGCGCATTTGCCGATATCAGTTTTACCCCAAGCGTCAAAGCCGCACAAAGCCTGTATGGCAGCCGCGAAGCCAATCGTGGTTTTGAACTGGTGGAAGAAAAACGCGATTCCCTGCTGGCGCAGGACATGGAATTCATCGCTGCCCGCGACAGCTTTTACCAGGCGACGATTTCAGAAAACGGCTGGCCCTACGTGCAACACCGCGGTGGCCCAGCCGGTTTCCTTAAAATCCTCGATAACAAGACCATCGCTTATGCAGATTTTTCTGGTAATGCCCAGTACCTTAGCGTGGGCAATCTGCTTGCCAGCGACAGGGTATCCTTGATACTCATGGACTATGCCCGCCGCCGCCGCATGAAGATATGGGGCCATGCCAAAATCGTTCATGAAGAGGATGATGTGCGCCTGATCGCCAGGCTGGAAATGCCTGGCTACCGCGCCCGTGTCGAGCGTGCCATTGTCATCACGGTAGAAGCCGTAGAGTGGAATTGCCCGCAACATATCACGCCCAGGTTTAGCGAAAAGGAAGTGCAGGGCATGCTGGCGAAGCTGCTGACTGAGAAGCACCAACTGGAAGAACAGTTAACACAAAAGACTGCACCGGCAAAACCCAGCAGCCTTGGTAATGGCCCACTGGAACTGGTGATCACAGGCGTACGCCAACTCAGTCCACGCATACGCGCTTATGAACTGCGTGACCCTGCAGGCAAGGATTTGCCTGCGGTGAGCGCAGGCGCACATTTGCGGGTACCCGTCTTGCTGGCAGACGGGCAGGCGGCTACACGTCAATACTCCATCAGTTCTGCTGGTGGACCAGCTGACTGTTACGAAATTGCCGTGCTTGCCGCACCCGAGGGCCGCGGAGGCTCCATAGCAGTCCACGATCTTTATGCGCTGGGCATGCACCTGCATTGTGATTTGCCACGTAATGACTTTTCATTGCATGCGCATGCGGCACCAGCCGTGCTGATCGCCGGAGGCATAGGTATCACCGCTATCAAACCCATGGCTGGACAATTGTCAGCGCAGGGGCGGCCATGCACTTTGCACTATGCTGGCCGCACGCTCAATGCGATGGCCTATCGTGCAGAGTTGCAAATGCAACTGGGTGCCTCATTGCATCTGTATGCGGCAGATCTGCAGCAACGCATGGATATACACAACATCATGGAAGAAGCCGGTCAGGACAGCCTGTTCTATATCTGCGGCCCAACCAGCATGATCGCTGCCGCGCAAAGTACTGCGGCGGCTTTGGGCATAGACCCGCAAAGAGTACGCTATGAAAGATTTGCGGTACAAAAATCAAATAAGGACGAAGAGATACGGGTGGAGCTGGCACGCAGTAAAAAAGTCATCCATGTCCGCGCTGATCAGACCATTCTGCAAGCCGTGCGCGCCCATGGGGTAGTAGCACAGGCAGAATGCGAAACCGGTAATTGCGGCACTTGCGCAGTAAAATTGCTGGGCGGGCAGGCACTGCACAGGGATGCGGTGTTGACAGAAGCAGAGCAAAAAGACCGCATCTGCATCTGTGTCTCGCGTGCACAAGCGGGTGAACTGGTGCTTGATCTGTAA
- the dbpA gene encoding ATP-dependent RNA helicase DbpA, producing the protein MSESTAFNTLPLSAPMLANLESMGYKEMTAIQAASLPIILQQQDLIAQAKTGSGKTAAFGIGMLAKLNPTYFAVQGLVICPTRELADQVANELRRLARTMPNVKIVTLCGGTAMRPQIASLEYGAHIVVGTPGRLIDHISRDTINLKTVQTLVLDEADRMVDMGFYDDIYDIVAATPTRRQTLLFSATYPDDIRQASEQLLRDPVEIKVESQHAANHIEQVFYLVTPEGRNTAVATLLHHYQPTSTIAFCNTKIHCRELTEELHAQGISALALHGDLEQRDRDEVLIRFANQSCSVLVATDVAARGLDIQTLGAVINVDVSKDTEVHIHRIGRTGRAGEKGLALSLATPGEKKWVKLIEEYQGESVSWGDIHAIEAGPERDLQAPMMTICIMGGKKDKLRPGDLLGALTADLGLKKEQVGKINVSEFVTYVAIDRQVAEKTVDRLSRTNIKGRQFRMRIVD; encoded by the coding sequence ATGTCAGAATCCACCGCCTTCAATACCCTGCCGCTATCCGCCCCCATGCTCGCCAATCTGGAGAGCATGGGCTACAAGGAAATGACAGCCATACAGGCAGCCAGCCTGCCCATTATCCTGCAGCAGCAAGACCTGATCGCCCAGGCCAAGACCGGTAGCGGCAAGACCGCTGCTTTTGGCATAGGCATGCTGGCCAAGCTCAATCCCACTTATTTTGCCGTCCAGGGCCTGGTGATTTGCCCGACGCGTGAGCTGGCTGACCAGGTCGCCAATGAATTGCGCCGTCTGGCCAGGACCATGCCAAACGTCAAGATCGTCACCCTGTGCGGTGGCACGGCCATGCGCCCGCAGATTGCCTCGCTCGAATATGGTGCCCACATCGTGGTCGGCACACCTGGCCGCCTGATCGACCATATCAGTCGTGACACCATCAACCTGAAAACCGTACAAACCCTGGTGCTGGATGAAGCCGACCGCATGGTCGACATGGGCTTTTATGATGATATCTACGACATCGTCGCCGCCACGCCCACGCGCAGACAAACCCTGCTGTTCTCGGCAACCTACCCGGATGATATACGCCAGGCCAGCGAACAATTGCTGCGCGACCCGGTGGAGATCAAGGTTGAATCCCAGCATGCCGCCAATCATATCGAACAAGTGTTTTATCTGGTCACACCTGAAGGACGCAATACCGCTGTCGCCACGCTGCTGCATCATTACCAGCCGACATCCACCATTGCCTTTTGCAATACCAAGATACACTGCCGCGAACTGACAGAAGAATTGCACGCCCAGGGCATCAGCGCCCTGGCCTTGCATGGCGACCTTGAACAACGCGACCGCGACGAGGTCTTGATACGTTTCGCCAATCAAAGCTGCTCAGTCCTCGTCGCCACCGACGTCGCCGCCCGCGGCCTGGACATACAAACCCTGGGTGCCGTCATCAATGTCGACGTCTCCAAAGACACCGAAGTCCACATCCACCGCATAGGCCGCACAGGCCGTGCCGGTGAAAAAGGCCTGGCCCTGAGCCTTGCCACACCGGGTGAAAAGAAGTGGGTCAAACTGATAGAAGAGTATCAGGGTGAATCCGTCAGTTGGGGTGATATCCACGCGATTGAAGCCGGCCCGGAAAGAGACCTGCAAGCCCCGATGATGACCATCTGCATCATGGGCGGCAAAAAAGACAAACTCCGCCCCGGTGATCTGCTCGGCGCACTGACTGCTGATCTGGGCTTGAAAAAAGAACAGGTAGGCAAAATCAATGTCTCGGAATTTGTCACCTACGTCGCCATAGATAGGCAGGTTGCAGAAAAAACGGTAGATAGGCTGAGCCGTACCAATATCAAGGGCAGGCAATTCAGGATGCGGATTGTTGATTGA
- a CDS encoding flavodoxin family protein — protein sequence MPETRTVIFVGSSRSTGNTAELASSVASKLKASVIDLNQYRIAPFDYEFRNRDDDFLTLMNQVLSFDRIILATPMYWYSPSAIMKIFMDRISDLLKVEKDLGRQLRTKKAALLGTGYDAIPAACFEQVFQHTFDYLGMGYEGMLYASCQDDFIHAEHALAIEKFTEALHAE from the coding sequence ATGCCTGAAACCCGTACTGTTATTTTCGTTGGCAGTTCCAGAAGTACAGGTAATACTGCTGAACTCGCTAGCTCCGTTGCCAGCAAACTCAAAGCCAGTGTCATCGATCTTAATCAATACCGGATCGCTCCTTTTGATTATGAGTTCAGGAACCGCGACGATGATTTTCTGACGCTGATGAATCAGGTACTCAGCTTCGACCGCATCATACTTGCAACCCCGATGTACTGGTACTCTCCCAGCGCCATCATGAAAATTTTCATGGACAGGATTTCTGACTTGCTGAAAGTCGAAAAAGACCTGGGGCGGCAGTTGCGTACAAAGAAGGCCGCCCTGCTGGGCACGGGTTACGATGCCATACCCGCCGCCTGCTTTGAGCAAGTGTTCCAGCATACTTTTGACTATCTCGGCATGGGATATGAAGGCATGCTATATGCAAGCTGTCAGGATGATTTCATTCATGCCGAGCATGCACTTGCGATAGAGAAATTCACGGAGGCCCTGCATGCTGAATGA